A window of Streptomyces sp. NBC_01241 genomic DNA:
GGGCGCCAGGGCGGCAGGCCCCAGTCCTGGCCTCGGGCGTTGAAGGCGTCCGGGGGTGCGCCGACGGACATGCCGTGGGCGAAGGCGTCCTGCTGGGCCCAGGTGTCGGCGCCGCCGGGGTGCACGCCGACGGCGAGGTCGTGGACGATGCCGACGGCCATCCCTGCGTCCAGGGCGGCGCGCTGGGCGGCGGCGAGCTGGTTGTCGGTCAGCCAGGCGAGCCGGCAGTGGAAGTCGACCCGGTCCAGCAGGGCGCGGCGGGCGCGGGCGGTCTCTGTGGAGCGGGGGTCGCGGAGCGCGGCCGGCCAGCTGTGCCAGTCGGAGCCGTGCACCTCGGCGAGGGCGCACCACAGGGCGTGGTCCTCCAGGGCCTGCCCCTGCTCGGCCAGGAAGTCGCAGTAGGCGGCGCGGCGGCCGGGGGTGAGGGGGACGCCCCGGACGAGTTCGAGGGCCTGGCGCTTGAGTTCCCAGACGGCGTCCCGGTCGATCAGGGCGCCCTTGTTCAGGACGGTGTCGCTGAGCGCCGCCGCGTCCTGGCGCAGATCGTCGAGGGTGGCCCGGTCCGGCACGTGCCCGTACTCGGGGACGGACTCGATGTGCAGATGGACGGGGTCGGGGAAGCGCCGTGACGACGGGCGGTACGGGGACGGGTCGGTGGGGTCGCCGAGCACGGCGGCGTGCAACGGATTGACCTGGACGAATCCGGCGCCGAGGGTCCGCCCGGACCAGGCGGCGAGGTCGGCGAGGTCCCCGAGGTCACCCATACCCCAGGAGCGGGCGGAGAGCAGGGAGTAGAGCTGGACGAGGAAACCGTGGCTGCGGGCGGTCGGCCGGGGCACGTGGGGTGGGGCGACGACGAGTGTGCAGCTCGCGCTCCGGCCGCCCGGAGCTCGTGCGGTCAGCCGGTGTACCCCGAGCGGCGGTTCGGCCCACCATGCGTGGGCCGGGGCCGCGGCCGTCGCGGTGTCACCTCCGGCGTCGGCCACCGCGCCCGCCACCGCGCCCGCCACCGCTCCCGCACCCGCATCCGTTCCCGCTCCCGCACCCGCATTCGTTCCCGCGCCTGCACCCGCGTCCGTTCCCGCGCCGGCCACCGCGCCCGCTCCTGCTTCCGCGCCCGCATCCGTTCCCGTGTCGGCCACCGCGCCCGTTCCCGCGTCGGCCGTCGCCCGCCCCGAAACGGCCGGATCAGGTCGGTCGGCCGGAACACACACCCTCGGGAGGGGGCGCGCCCCGGGGTCTTCGAGCCCGATGTCCAGCGTGGTGCCGGGCGGCAGTGCGGCCAGGGCCGGGGGCAGCGGCTCCCCGGTCCACACCACCAGCGTCGGCGGGAGCAGCCGGGAGCGGGCCGAGGACTCGGCGGCGGCGAGCGATTCCCGTACCGCTTCGGGCGTGGCGGCGTCCACACCGAGCGCGGCGAGCACCGCGACGACCGTGTCGTCGGCGACGGACACCGTGACGTCGGCGGACGGGGAGTAGGAGGTGGCGACGCCGTGCAGTGCGGCGAGCCGGGACAAGCCCATTCAGACTCCTGGGGACTCCATGCCCCATGCGGTGCCGGACGTGGCCGGCTCACTGGTCAGCGGGGCGTTGACGGCGAGCGGGGGTTCGCTGGTGAGCGGTGTGGCGTCGGCGAGCGGCGGCTCGCTGGTGAGCGGTATGGCATCGGCGAGCGGCGGCTCGCTCGTCAGCGGACCGGAGCCGGGCGCGGGGGCCGGAAGCACGCCGGGCACCGGGGCGGGACCGGGTTCCTGTTTGGAGAGGGCGGAGAGCAGGAGTTGCGCGGCAGCGGGCATGGTGGCCTCCTGGCCATGGCGGAACAGGACACAGCAGACCTACCCAGCGGGCACGACCGCAGACGTAGGCGTTACCACAACGAGTTCAACGTGCCCTGGGTCACATTCCGTTCCCCAAAGGGCGGTTCCCCGTAAGTCGTCCGCCGTTTTCGGCCATTCGGCGTCATCTTTGGCGTCCGGCGTCGATTGCCGACCCTTCCTCACCTCAGCCGCCACATCGGGCATTTGCGGCACAACAACCACTCGCATTGACACCCTGCGCGCGCGGGTGGTGGGCTCGGAGTCCACCGGCGCAAGCGAGGGAGACCAGCGATGCGGCTCAGGCGCAGAAAGCAGGCGACGGCCGTCGCGGTCGCCGTTCTCGGCGGGCTTCTCTCCACGGGCGCCCCGGCCGCCGTCGCGGCCCCTTCGGCGCCCGGTTCCACCGCCGTCACCACCCCCGACCGCACGGACGACGGCGCGGTGCCGGCCGTGTGGCCACGGCCCCAGTCCATCAAGGCGTCCGGGCCGTCCGTACCGCTCGTCGACTCCGGCTCCGCCGCCGCCGAGGTCACCCTCGTGGCCGACGCGCACGCGGATC
This region includes:
- the malQ gene encoding 4-alpha-glucanotransferase, whose protein sequence is MGLSRLAALHGVATSYSPSADVTVSVADDTVVAVLAALGVDAATPEAVRESLAAAESSARSRLLPPTLVVWTGEPLPPALAALPPGTTLDIGLEDPGARPLPRVCVPADRPDPAVSGRATADAGTGAVADTGTDAGAEAGAGAVAGAGTDAGAGAGTNAGAGAGTDAGAGAVAGAVAGAVADAGGDTATAAAPAHAWWAEPPLGVHRLTARAPGGRSASCTLVVAPPHVPRPTARSHGFLVQLYSLLSARSWGMGDLGDLADLAAWSGRTLGAGFVQVNPLHAAVLGDPTDPSPYRPSSRRFPDPVHLHIESVPEYGHVPDRATLDDLRQDAAALSDTVLNKGALIDRDAVWELKRQALELVRGVPLTPGRRAAYCDFLAEQGQALEDHALWCALAEVHGSDWHSWPAALRDPRSTETARARRALLDRVDFHCRLAWLTDNQLAAAQRAALDAGMAVGIVHDLAVGVHPGGADTWAQQDAFAHGMSVGAPPDAFNARGQDWGLPPWRPDALAASGYAPYRGLLRGLLAHAGALRIDHVMGLFRLWWVPEGRPPTEGTYVSHDAEAMLAVLVLEAHRAGAVVMGEDLGTVEPGVREALARRGVLGTSVLWFERDWAGTGRPLPPEGWREGCLATVTTHDLPSTAARLTGDHVTLRHRLGLLTRSLAEELTADAADTTEWLGYLSRLGLLPEGEDDEEGAVRAVHGFLLRTPARMVGVWLPDTLGDRRPQNLPGTWDQYPNWRLPVADAEGHPVTLEELAAAPRLHRLMEIFGPREEHP